In the genome of Myxococcus stipitatus, one region contains:
- a CDS encoding aldehyde dehydrogenase family protein, protein MLELVPAVPESKPEVDVSRIQAVFEAQRAHRWTMSRTTAAERITRLKRLREAIIARRGELAEAIHRDFRKPALEVELTEIHPTLEELNHTVKHLASWMKPTRVGTPLLLTGSSSHVRYEARGVVLILAPWNYPFQLMMAPLIAAIAAGNTVVCKPSEKTPHTSRFLARLVRDIFPENEVALFEGGAETAEALLELPFDHLFFTGNPRIGRKVMEAAAKHLASVTLELGGKSPAIVDETADLQATAERLAWGKFLNGGQTCVAPDYVFVHESRKQALVDALKAVITRFYGATETERQASADFSRLVDTVAWRRVKDLVDRSVASGAKAEVGGVADGPSRYIAPTVLTDVTPDMAIMSGEIFGPVLPVMTYRSRDEVYAHIQRGDKPLALYVFSEDKRAVEDVFRHTTSGGAVINNVLVHVANPHLPFGGVGMSGLGNYHGLYGFRTFSHERAVSVQWMKSMVAVFFPPYRGKLQEMASRLTRLLE, encoded by the coding sequence ATGCTGGAGCTCGTGCCCGCTGTTCCGGAGTCGAAGCCCGAGGTCGACGTCTCGCGCATCCAGGCCGTGTTCGAGGCCCAGCGCGCGCACCGCTGGACGATGTCCCGCACGACGGCGGCCGAGCGCATCACCCGGCTCAAGCGGCTGCGCGAGGCCATCATCGCGCGCCGGGGCGAGCTGGCGGAGGCCATCCACCGCGACTTCCGCAAGCCCGCGCTCGAGGTGGAGCTGACGGAAATCCACCCCACGCTGGAGGAGCTGAACCACACGGTGAAGCACCTGGCCTCGTGGATGAAGCCCACGCGGGTGGGCACGCCGCTGCTTCTCACGGGCTCGTCGTCGCACGTGCGCTACGAGGCGCGCGGCGTGGTGCTCATCCTGGCGCCGTGGAACTACCCCTTCCAGCTCATGATGGCGCCGCTCATCGCGGCCATCGCCGCGGGCAACACCGTGGTGTGCAAGCCCAGCGAGAAGACGCCCCACACCTCGCGCTTCCTGGCCCGCCTGGTGCGGGACATCTTCCCGGAGAACGAAGTGGCCCTCTTCGAGGGCGGCGCGGAGACGGCGGAGGCGCTGCTGGAGCTGCCCTTCGACCACCTCTTCTTCACCGGCAACCCGCGCATCGGCCGCAAGGTGATGGAGGCCGCGGCGAAGCACCTGGCCAGCGTGACGCTGGAGCTGGGCGGCAAGTCGCCCGCCATCGTCGACGAGACGGCGGACCTCCAGGCGACGGCGGAGCGGCTCGCGTGGGGCAAGTTCCTCAACGGCGGCCAGACGTGTGTCGCGCCCGACTACGTCTTCGTCCACGAGTCGCGCAAGCAGGCGCTGGTGGACGCGCTCAAGGCCGTCATCACCCGCTTCTACGGCGCGACGGAGACGGAGCGACAGGCGAGCGCGGACTTCTCGCGGCTGGTGGACACGGTGGCGTGGCGGCGGGTGAAGGACCTGGTGGACCGCTCCGTGGCGTCGGGGGCGAAGGCGGAGGTGGGCGGAGTGGCGGACGGGCCCTCGCGCTACATCGCGCCCACCGTGCTGACGGACGTGACGCCGGACATGGCCATCATGTCGGGGGAGATTTTCGGCCCGGTGCTGCCCGTGATGACGTACCGCTCCCGCGACGAGGTGTACGCGCACATCCAGCGGGGCGACAAGCCGCTGGCCCTCTATGTCTTCAGCGAGGACAAGCGAGCCGTCGAGGACGTGTTCCGCCACACGACGTCCGGCGGAGCTGTCATCAACAACGTCCTGGTCCACGTGGCCAACCCCCACCTCCCCTTCGGAGGGGTGGGCATGAGCGGCCTGGGCAACTATCACGGCCTCTACGGCTTCCGGACCTTCAGCCACGAGCGGGCCGTGTCGGTTCAGTGGATGAAGTCCATGGTCGCGGTGTTCTTCCCGCCGTACCGCGGGAAACTGCAGGAAATGGCCTCCCGCTTGACGCGGCTGTTGGAGTAG
- a CDS encoding HEAT repeat domain-containing protein: protein MSDERPDALLKSALEKIVYFEARAEQLLSELGSTREEMEHLKRELAEKHQRELELRREVAELGVRVGRAQAEREEAVRLTQALRGERDQLMDRLLDASRLRASTQVRDPEDDDLGFDLASFISQLRSEALLGGETGRVGPSVKVPGRAVTVPLAATVAKAVVPLAPSAPVAVVQPELLAPLLEGLSPVAREAQRFLQAGRLGVSSAQLAELSGQGGLGAATDETLFGFSVRELSAPDSAARVRAAERLKALSQPAAAPALASALHAETDPVAQVALLQAFAALCRDEGAQVVSPLLASPVPEVRIAALKALLTLAPRDAAPHLAQAMKDPDRSVRRRASLLALGLEGETARRLGEEAIHDADSEVRSLAALALGAGSGENARTLLLEALGDREPRVRKSAAQSLSRILGQDVSSVVALDDTHRRREIRRLATLPVKPVRARLEDAARPAVVAAPPVAVAQAAAPGQVVVAAQKTTSAQVASAGVPQQVVMVGAVQKGSAVAMHGAPVAQPPTASAASGQGAPPSLAGASSIRMMVSSAPGAPQAPVAAHPAPQPRAAPPAARLSPVQAALVAMGAPAPQAAPAPAPAAPPRAEARPPVARSSASPVEALCGQMLHEVRVAVRGRSLAELTAALGAPVELAQEALTLLSARGTVVRRGHKYFAA from the coding sequence GTGAGCGACGAGCGTCCGGACGCGCTGCTCAAGAGCGCGCTCGAGAAAATTGTCTACTTCGAAGCGCGCGCCGAGCAGCTGCTCAGCGAGCTCGGGTCGACGCGCGAGGAGATGGAGCACCTCAAGCGGGAGCTGGCGGAGAAGCATCAGCGCGAGCTGGAGCTGCGTCGCGAGGTGGCGGAGCTGGGCGTGCGTGTCGGCCGCGCCCAGGCCGAGCGCGAGGAGGCGGTGCGGCTCACGCAGGCGCTCCGCGGTGAGCGCGACCAGCTGATGGACCGGCTGCTGGACGCGAGCCGGTTGCGTGCGTCCACGCAGGTCCGCGACCCGGAGGACGATGACCTGGGGTTCGACCTGGCGTCGTTCATCTCGCAGCTTCGCAGCGAGGCGCTGCTGGGGGGAGAGACGGGCCGGGTGGGGCCTTCGGTGAAGGTGCCCGGCAGGGCGGTGACGGTGCCGCTCGCGGCGACCGTGGCGAAGGCCGTGGTGCCCTTGGCGCCGAGCGCCCCGGTGGCCGTGGTGCAGCCGGAGTTGCTGGCGCCGCTGCTGGAGGGGCTGTCTCCGGTGGCGCGCGAGGCGCAGCGCTTCCTGCAGGCGGGACGGCTGGGCGTGAGTTCGGCGCAGCTCGCGGAGCTGTCCGGGCAGGGCGGGCTGGGCGCGGCCACGGACGAGACGCTCTTCGGGTTCTCGGTGCGGGAGCTGTCCGCGCCGGACTCGGCCGCGCGGGTTCGTGCCGCCGAGCGGTTGAAGGCGCTGTCGCAGCCGGCGGCGGCTCCCGCGCTCGCCAGCGCGCTGCACGCGGAGACGGACCCGGTGGCGCAGGTGGCGCTGCTCCAGGCGTTCGCGGCGCTGTGCCGGGACGAGGGCGCGCAGGTGGTGTCGCCGCTGCTCGCGTCTCCGGTGCCGGAGGTGCGCATCGCGGCGCTGAAGGCGCTGCTGACGCTGGCGCCTCGGGACGCGGCGCCGCATCTGGCGCAGGCGATGAAGGACCCGGACCGCTCGGTCCGTCGGCGCGCGTCGCTGTTGGCGTTGGGGTTGGAAGGGGAGACGGCGCGGCGGCTGGGCGAAGAGGCGATTCACGACGCGGACTCGGAGGTCCGCTCGCTGGCGGCGCTCGCGCTGGGGGCGGGGAGCGGGGAGAACGCTCGCACGCTGCTCCTGGAGGCGCTGGGAGACCGCGAGCCGCGCGTGCGCAAGTCCGCGGCGCAGAGCCTGTCGCGCATCCTGGGGCAGGATGTGTCCTCCGTCGTGGCGCTGGACGATACACACCGGCGTCGAGAGATCCGCCGGCTGGCCACGTTGCCCGTGAAGCCCGTGCGCGCCCGGCTGGAGGATGCGGCCCGGCCCGCGGTGGTGGCCGCGCCTCCGGTGGCCGTGGCGCAGGCGGCCGCTCCCGGGCAGGTCGTCGTCGCGGCGCAGAAGACAACTTCCGCGCAGGTGGCGAGCGCGGGTGTGCCGCAGCAGGTGGTGATGGTGGGCGCGGTGCAGAAGGGTTCCGCCGTCGCGATGCACGGCGCGCCTGTCGCTCAGCCTCCGACGGCTTCGGCCGCCTCCGGGCAGGGCGCTCCTCCGAGCCTCGCGGGTGCATCGAGCATCCGGATGATGGTCTCCTCCGCGCCGGGCGCGCCGCAGGCCCCCGTCGCCGCGCACCCGGCCCCGCAGCCTCGGGCTGCTCCGCCCGCCGCCCGGTTGTCTCCTGTCCAGGCGGCCCTGGTGGCGATGGGTGCCCCGGCGCCTCAGGCCGCTCCGGCCCCGGCCCCGGCGGCTCCTCCTCGCGCCGAGGCCCGTCCTCCCGTGGCACGCTCGAGCGCCTCGCCTGTCGAGGCACTCTGTGGCCAGATGCTCCACGAGGTCCGCGTCGCCGTGCGCGGACGCTCGCTCGCCGAGCTGACGGCGGCCCTGGGGGCTCCCGTGGAGCTCGCCCAGGAAGCACTCACCCTGCTGTCCGCCCGAGGCACCGTGGTCCGAAGGGGGCACAAATACTTCGCCGCTTGA
- a CDS encoding M48 family metallopeptidase: MKTLWKALTFAGLGVLSVSCKGMTMDQVARGVGQVVDNSVASQKQRDECKKLDVEPTVKEEYAIGSAMAVHWVQSGGGLMAEGSRGTGVHSVHEYLNTVGKNLGAQSARPTLEWTFGVLNDDKNFNAVSTPGAYVFVTRKLLSELENESQLAGVLAHEIAHIVLKHSIQQYNSAKVSLCQVAVTMEKNFPGSGQLIAAGGSGGNLDLDSDSALLGNLTEKVIGLAESGNDKEQEYAADKMAVRMMISAGYDPNEYRALLRKTEDGSSIGSRHPKKEDREKRIVAFLEGLKAREGEFTELSLEGLRSPPLKPELVAAVKGAGRSGVAKDSK; the protein is encoded by the coding sequence ATGAAGACGCTCTGGAAGGCGCTGACCTTCGCGGGCCTGGGCGTGCTGTCGGTCTCGTGCAAGGGCATGACGATGGACCAGGTGGCGCGGGGGGTCGGACAGGTGGTCGACAACTCGGTGGCGTCACAGAAGCAGCGCGACGAGTGCAAGAAGCTCGACGTGGAGCCGACGGTGAAGGAGGAGTACGCCATTGGCAGCGCCATGGCGGTGCACTGGGTGCAGAGCGGCGGCGGACTGATGGCCGAGGGCTCCAGGGGCACCGGGGTCCACTCCGTCCACGAGTACCTCAACACGGTGGGGAAGAACCTGGGCGCGCAGTCCGCGAGGCCCACGCTGGAGTGGACGTTCGGCGTGCTCAACGACGACAAGAACTTCAACGCGGTGTCCACGCCGGGGGCGTATGTCTTCGTCACGCGCAAGCTGCTCTCGGAGCTGGAGAACGAGAGCCAGCTCGCGGGCGTGCTGGCGCATGAAATCGCGCACATCGTGCTCAAGCACTCCATCCAGCAGTACAACTCCGCCAAGGTGAGCCTGTGCCAGGTGGCGGTCACGATGGAGAAGAACTTCCCCGGCTCGGGGCAGCTCATCGCCGCGGGGGGCAGTGGTGGGAACCTGGACCTGGACAGCGACTCGGCGCTGCTCGGCAACTTGACGGAGAAGGTCATCGGGCTCGCGGAGAGCGGCAATGACAAGGAGCAGGAGTACGCCGCGGACAAGATGGCCGTGCGGATGATGATTTCCGCGGGCTATGACCCGAATGAGTACCGCGCACTGCTGCGCAAGACGGAGGACGGGTCGAGCATCGGCTCGCGCCATCCGAAGAAGGAGGACCGCGAGAAGCGCATCGTCGCGTTCCTCGAGGGGCTGAAGGCGCGCGAGGGAGAGTTCACCGAGCTGTCCCTGGAGGGACTGCGCAGCCCGCCCCTCAAGCCCGAGCTCGTCGCCGCCGTGAAGGGCGCGGGGCGGAGCGGCGTGGCGAAGGACTCGAAGTAG
- a CDS encoding extensin-like protein codes for MKKAFEQNVSRAKPRLRLGAFTGVADPAESSASAESPEPQAPAEPPAADLSAEVRNRVERARAPRPSAAEAMEAALAAEAPRAQAVREPVFTAQVAEPVTYASPEPEAAQFDEGAAETPVTFAAPPAVAFHLDGLVAGHSTEAHPMSQGSSHASIPQVTAMVAEPMARVEAPPQEVEVQTPPRDDTGDSEARRERLKARLKAVRENPRPEPLPATVAEAGQRAVERITHLQAELVKVKAANLALTQELEVARRQAEKATEEARLRMDEARRLSSEMEGRVKLLADLERELAALEGERDEALLSLQENRQALQASAKEHEALEEAVSRGKQALVDSLAEEERLAGELESAKDESASLRRAVEALQGERDVLAQQVASLTAERAELLEARKALEAVHRALSQAAAR; via the coding sequence ATGAAGAAAGCCTTCGAACAAAACGTGTCTCGCGCCAAGCCGCGCCTCCGGTTGGGGGCGTTCACGGGCGTCGCCGACCCGGCCGAGTCCTCGGCCTCCGCTGAGTCCCCGGAGCCGCAGGCCCCGGCCGAGCCACCGGCCGCCGACCTGTCCGCGGAGGTCCGCAACCGCGTCGAGCGCGCCCGCGCCCCGCGCCCCAGCGCCGCCGAGGCGATGGAGGCCGCTCTGGCCGCCGAGGCCCCGCGTGCGCAGGCGGTGCGTGAGCCGGTGTTCACCGCGCAGGTCGCCGAGCCCGTCACGTACGCATCGCCGGAGCCGGAGGCCGCGCAGTTCGACGAGGGCGCGGCCGAGACGCCGGTCACCTTCGCGGCACCTCCCGCAGTGGCGTTCCACCTGGACGGCCTCGTGGCCGGGCACTCGACGGAGGCCCACCCCATGTCGCAGGGTTCGTCGCACGCTTCGATTCCGCAGGTCACCGCGATGGTCGCCGAGCCGATGGCTCGCGTCGAGGCTCCGCCCCAGGAGGTGGAGGTGCAGACGCCGCCGCGTGATGACACGGGGGATTCCGAGGCGCGCCGTGAGCGGCTGAAGGCTCGGCTCAAGGCGGTGCGTGAGAATCCGCGCCCGGAGCCGCTGCCGGCCACCGTGGCGGAGGCGGGGCAGCGCGCGGTGGAGCGCATCACCCATCTCCAGGCGGAGCTGGTGAAGGTGAAGGCCGCCAACCTCGCGCTCACGCAGGAGCTGGAGGTGGCGCGTCGTCAGGCGGAGAAGGCCACCGAGGAAGCGCGGCTGCGCATGGACGAGGCGCGCCGGCTGTCTTCCGAGATGGAAGGCCGCGTGAAGCTGCTCGCGGACCTGGAGCGGGAGCTGGCCGCGCTGGAGGGTGAGCGTGACGAGGCGCTCCTGTCCCTCCAGGAGAACCGCCAGGCGCTCCAGGCGTCCGCGAAGGAGCACGAGGCGCTGGAGGAGGCGGTGTCGCGCGGCAAGCAGGCCCTCGTGGACAGCCTCGCGGAGGAGGAGCGCCTCGCGGGTGAGCTGGAGTCCGCGAAGGACGAGTCCGCTTCGTTGCGTCGCGCGGTGGAGGCGTTGCAGGGGGAGCGCGATGTGCTGGCCCAGCAGGTGGCCTCGCTCACCGCCGAGCGCGCCGAGCTGCTCGAGGCGCGCAAGGCGCTGGAAGCCGTGCACCGCGCGCTGAGCCAGGCCGCCGCGCGCTGA
- a CDS encoding ParA family protein, producing the protein MEAPTYSSKQVAEMLGVSPKTIPEDARKDLYTPDDVWDLRATLNRFPDKIGHRRQLFLNFKGGTGKTSLSTSYAWRIAELGYSVLLIDLDSQGHATKCLGYEGEEFEKTLLDVLVRKTPLAKVIQKSTLPNLDFVPSNLSMSTMDLSLMPMAGREFKLRNALKEVEAQYDVIVFDAPPSFGLLNLNALMAANDLFVPVLADFLSFHGLKLLFETVQSLEEDLNHVLDHVYIVVNSFNATFKLAKEALEALQTHYPEFLLPTIIRQCTKFAQASSEGRPVFVADPTSKGAADIQAMIDNVLPRLVAAAAATAKNGSQQAG; encoded by the coding sequence ATGGAAGCGCCGACATACAGCTCGAAGCAGGTGGCCGAGATGCTCGGCGTGTCTCCGAAGACCATCCCGGAGGACGCGAGGAAGGACCTCTACACGCCCGACGACGTCTGGGACCTTCGCGCCACGCTCAACCGCTTCCCGGACAAGATTGGCCACCGCCGCCAGCTCTTCCTGAACTTCAAGGGCGGCACCGGCAAGACGTCCCTCTCCACGTCCTATGCGTGGCGCATCGCGGAGCTGGGCTACTCGGTCCTCCTCATCGACCTGGACAGCCAGGGCCACGCCACCAAGTGCCTGGGCTACGAGGGCGAGGAGTTCGAGAAGACGCTGCTGGACGTGCTGGTGCGCAAGACGCCGCTGGCGAAGGTCATCCAGAAGTCCACGCTGCCCAACCTGGACTTCGTCCCGTCCAACCTCAGCATGTCCACCATGGACCTCTCGCTGATGCCCATGGCCGGCCGCGAGTTCAAGCTGCGCAACGCGCTCAAGGAAGTGGAAGCGCAGTACGACGTCATCGTCTTCGACGCCCCGCCGTCCTTCGGCCTGCTCAACCTCAACGCGCTCATGGCGGCGAACGACTTGTTCGTCCCCGTGCTCGCGGACTTCCTCTCTTTTCACGGCCTCAAGCTCCTCTTCGAGACCGTACAGAGCCTGGAGGAGGACTTGAACCACGTGCTCGACCACGTCTACATCGTGGTCAACTCCTTCAATGCGACGTTCAAGCTGGCGAAGGAGGCGCTGGAGGCGCTCCAGACGCACTACCCGGAGTTCCTGCTGCCCACCATCATCCGGCAGTGCACCAAGTTCGCCCAGGCCTCGAGCGAGGGCCGTCCCGTCTTCGTCGCGGACCCCACGTCGAAGGGCGCGGCGGATATCCAGGCCATGATTGACAACGTCCTGCCCCGTCTCGTCGCCGCGGCGGCCGCCACCGCGAAGAACGGCTCCCAGCAGGCCGGCTGA
- a CDS encoding helix-turn-helix transcriptional regulator, which translates to MEQRLATIIGNAVRAARQRLELTQADVAERVGIATEVYGRLERGHMLPSVRTLRKLCLVLNCSSDVLLGMSGVEGAPALAEDPPEYRERPEVRRLLRTVRKLDAPQLRLLGQVAHALES; encoded by the coding sequence ATGGAACAACGACTGGCCACCATCATTGGAAATGCAGTTCGCGCGGCGCGGCAGCGGCTGGAGCTCACGCAGGCCGACGTGGCCGAGCGCGTGGGTATCGCCACCGAGGTGTACGGACGGCTGGAGCGCGGCCACATGCTCCCCAGCGTCCGCACGCTGAGGAAGCTGTGTCTGGTACTCAACTGCTCGTCCGACGTGCTGCTCGGCATGTCCGGCGTCGAAGGCGCTCCCGCCCTCGCCGAGGACCCGCCGGAGTACCGCGAGCGCCCCGAGGTGCGCCGGCTCCTGCGCACCGTTCGCAAGCTGGACGCGCCTCAGCTGCGGCTGTTGGGACAAGTCGCCCACGCGCTCGAGTCGTGA
- a CDS encoding TetR/AcrR family transcriptional regulator, whose translation MVSNLSAKEGRAGPLRARKDEDKEARRRLLLDEALALYAATSYAQVKMADVAERAGLAKGTVFLYFPTKEALFLALLEDLLFSWFERLEARLASPDAAWTGAWLARTVAQSLEGETPLTRLLALLQTVLEQNVSVEQARRFKERLLEALSRTGATLEAKLSFLRPGEGARFLVHLHALVTGLRQMADVAPVAREVLAAEHMAPLRVDFTAELTAALTTLLRGLESR comes from the coding sequence ATGGTCAGCAATCTGAGCGCGAAGGAAGGCCGGGCAGGTCCCCTGCGTGCGCGCAAGGACGAGGACAAGGAAGCGCGGCGGCGGCTGCTGCTCGACGAGGCCTTGGCGCTCTACGCGGCCACGTCCTATGCGCAGGTGAAGATGGCGGACGTGGCGGAGCGCGCCGGGCTGGCCAAGGGCACGGTGTTCCTCTACTTCCCGACGAAGGAGGCGCTGTTCCTCGCGCTCCTGGAGGACCTGCTGTTCTCCTGGTTCGAGCGGCTGGAGGCCCGCCTCGCCTCGCCGGACGCGGCGTGGACGGGGGCGTGGCTCGCGCGCACCGTGGCCCAGTCGCTGGAGGGCGAGACGCCCCTGACGCGGCTGCTCGCGCTGCTCCAGACGGTGCTGGAGCAGAACGTGTCCGTGGAGCAGGCGCGACGCTTCAAGGAGCGGCTGCTGGAGGCGCTGTCGCGCACGGGCGCGACGCTGGAGGCGAAGCTGTCCTTCCTGCGTCCGGGAGAAGGCGCGCGCTTCCTCGTCCACCTTCACGCGCTGGTGACGGGCCTGCGGCAGATGGCGGACGTGGCCCCCGTGGCGCGCGAGGTGCTGGCCGCCGAGCACATGGCGCCCCTGCGCGTCGACTTCACCGCCGAGCTGACGGCGGCGCTCACCACCCTCTTGCGCGGGCTCGAGTCCCGCTGA
- a CDS encoding glutathione S-transferase family protein, producing the protein MMKLYFAQNTRATRPRWLLEELGVPYELVPVDVHQREHKTPEYLRIHPMGSMPALEDDGHAIFESAAILLHVADKFPEKGFAPAAGTVERAEYYQWMMFCMATMEPPLSAYSAHSRFLPEVDRVPGEAERGRKRFTDIARMLEEKLQGRSYIVGERFTAADVVMASILNWGASMGLLEDFPGLRAYVARQISRPAARRAEQ; encoded by the coding sequence ATGATGAAGCTCTACTTCGCCCAGAACACGCGTGCCACCCGGCCCCGCTGGTTGCTCGAGGAGCTGGGGGTTCCCTACGAGCTGGTGCCGGTGGACGTGCACCAGCGCGAGCACAAGACGCCCGAGTACCTGCGCATCCACCCCATGGGCTCCATGCCCGCGCTGGAGGATGACGGGCACGCCATCTTCGAGTCGGCGGCCATCCTGCTGCACGTGGCGGACAAGTTCCCGGAGAAGGGCTTCGCGCCCGCGGCGGGCACGGTGGAGCGCGCCGAGTACTACCAGTGGATGATGTTCTGCATGGCCACCATGGAGCCGCCCCTGTCCGCGTACTCCGCGCACAGCCGCTTCCTGCCGGAGGTGGACCGGGTGCCCGGCGAGGCGGAGCGCGGCCGGAAGCGCTTCACGGACATCGCGAGGATGCTGGAGGAGAAGCTCCAGGGGCGCAGCTACATCGTGGGGGAGCGCTTCACCGCGGCGGACGTGGTGATGGCGTCCATCCTCAACTGGGGCGCGAGCATGGGACTGCTCGAGGACTTCCCCGGGCTGCGCGCGTACGTGGCGCGGCAGATTTCGCGTCCGGCGGCGCGGCGCGCCGAGCAGTAG
- a CDS encoding helix-turn-helix transcriptional regulator, translating into MRRLVHVLDVELAPAAPHASLVDARRLEAADPAAFGVLVKYMQAREKSFSISVQRQALVRPEGVAGAVVGGFYTLLTGAYPSKVFTDPTSALTWLGQPESRAAPLVSKLNDLVAEATGQSPLLRELHQVMKGKLPDIHLTEVAREMGMSERTLQRRLKEAGTSFQAELNAVQVRMAQALLLETDMKLTAVAVEVGCASLQHFSSLFRKLVGDSPSSWREQQQGKSTPDDSLLVPPDHTEGPPRHSPDK; encoded by the coding sequence GTGCGCCGGCTCGTGCACGTGCTCGACGTGGAGCTGGCCCCGGCGGCGCCGCATGCCTCGCTGGTGGACGCGCGCCGGCTGGAGGCGGCGGACCCCGCGGCCTTCGGGGTGCTCGTGAAGTACATGCAGGCCCGCGAGAAGTCCTTCAGCATCTCCGTCCAGCGCCAGGCGCTGGTGCGTCCGGAGGGCGTGGCGGGCGCGGTGGTGGGCGGCTTCTACACGCTGCTCACCGGCGCCTATCCCAGCAAGGTGTTCACCGACCCGACGTCCGCGCTGACGTGGCTGGGCCAGCCGGAGAGCCGCGCCGCGCCGCTCGTGTCCAAGCTCAATGACCTGGTGGCCGAGGCCACCGGCCAGTCTCCGCTGCTGCGCGAGCTGCACCAGGTGATGAAGGGCAAGCTGCCGGACATCCACCTGACGGAGGTGGCCCGCGAGATGGGCATGTCCGAGCGCACGCTCCAGCGCCGCCTGAAGGAAGCGGGCACGTCCTTCCAGGCGGAGCTCAACGCCGTGCAGGTGCGCATGGCGCAGGCGCTGCTCCTGGAGACGGACATGAAGCTCACCGCCGTCGCGGTGGAGGTGGGCTGCGCGTCGCTCCAGCACTTCAGCAGCCTGTTCCGCAAGCTCGTGGGGGACTCGCCCAGCTCGTGGCGCGAGCAACAGCAGGGCAAGTCCACGCCCGACGACTCCCTCCTGGTGCCCCCCGACCACACCGAGGGCCCCCCGCGTCACAGCCCGGACAAGTAG
- a CDS encoding phospholipase D-like domain-containing protein, with amino-acid sequence MRPIQAELLSGRELYREVVLEKLLHARESVWIATANVKAMYVESKGRFVPLVEVLDGLAAKGLSLRLLHAELPSRPFRAAFDARARLVAGGLELKVCPRVHFKAVVVDGAWAYLGSANLTGAGLGAKGDAVRNFELGFVTEDFDVIDRVTALYEAVWSGAECRACRLRAVCPDPIIPAPTKKGGMRSSRGAARLGKARRLKRHTSEPRRR; translated from the coding sequence ATGCGACCCATCCAGGCGGAGCTGCTGTCCGGACGCGAGCTGTACCGGGAGGTGGTGCTGGAGAAGCTGCTGCACGCGCGCGAGTCGGTGTGGATTGCGACGGCGAACGTGAAGGCCATGTACGTGGAGTCGAAGGGGCGCTTCGTGCCGCTGGTGGAGGTGCTGGATGGGCTGGCGGCGAAGGGGCTCTCGCTGCGGCTGTTGCACGCGGAGCTGCCCAGCCGTCCGTTCCGAGCCGCGTTCGACGCGCGGGCGCGGCTGGTGGCCGGAGGGCTGGAGCTGAAGGTCTGCCCGCGCGTCCACTTCAAGGCGGTGGTGGTGGACGGGGCGTGGGCCTACCTGGGGAGCGCCAACCTCACCGGCGCGGGGCTGGGGGCCAAGGGCGACGCGGTGCGAAACTTCGAGCTGGGCTTCGTGACGGAGGATTTCGACGTCATCGACCGCGTGACGGCGCTCTACGAAGCGGTGTGGAGTGGGGCGGAGTGCCGGGCGTGCAGACTTCGCGCGGTGTGCCCGGACCCGATAATCCCCGCACCCACGAAGAAGGGCGGGATGCGAAGCTCTCGCGGCGCCGCGCGGCTGGGCAAGGCCCGCCGGCTCAAGCGCCACACCTCGGAGCCCCGACGACGATGA
- a CDS encoding fatty acid desaturase has product MNRPLAAPTLDLPQLAVHALWWAWFPAFLLSWDHLGLWGRVGMCVVGWAVLFWNYAVLHNHMHVTIARPRPLHWLFSRTLGMACGFPYRGYFIHHFNHHRFNDGPGDWGQRRPGEGALRYCLRSALTPWFWPFEAVANVWRWARRHHQRTELVLDFLIVDGALLAVIIWRPALGLAWWGVLLVGQVCIHWLNLAAHFETDSTQRGALGTTSTSRLYNLFFFNAGYHQAHHLKPQAPWRVLPAMTQELSGKALVRPELVTSQAPINPLWVVKVAKRYSAEPCDRQTASTITSRTHSAAT; this is encoded by the coding sequence ATGAATCGCCCCCTCGCCGCCCCCACTCTCGATTTGCCGCAGCTCGCGGTGCACGCGTTGTGGTGGGCCTGGTTCCCCGCCTTCTTGCTGAGCTGGGACCACCTGGGCCTCTGGGGCCGCGTGGGGATGTGCGTGGTCGGCTGGGCGGTGCTGTTCTGGAACTACGCCGTGCTGCACAACCACATGCACGTCACCATCGCGCGTCCCCGGCCGCTGCACTGGCTCTTCTCCAGGACGCTGGGGATGGCCTGTGGGTTCCCCTATCGGGGCTACTTCATCCACCACTTCAACCACCACCGGTTCAACGACGGCCCCGGTGACTGGGGCCAGCGCCGCCCGGGGGAAGGCGCCCTGCGTTATTGCCTGCGCTCGGCGCTGACGCCGTGGTTCTGGCCCTTCGAGGCCGTGGCCAACGTGTGGCGTTGGGCCCGCCGCCACCACCAGCGGACGGAGCTGGTCCTGGACTTCCTCATCGTCGATGGCGCCCTCCTGGCCGTCATCATCTGGCGGCCCGCGCTGGGCCTGGCCTGGTGGGGCGTGCTGCTGGTGGGCCAGGTCTGCATCCACTGGCTCAACCTGGCGGCCCACTTCGAGACGGACTCCACCCAACGGGGGGCCCTGGGCACCACGTCCACCTCCCGTCTGTACAACCTGTTCTTTTTCAATGCGGGTTACCACCAGGCCCACCACCTGAAGCCCCAGGCGCCGTGGCGGGTGCTGCCGGCCATGACGCAGGAGCTGTCCGGCAAGGCCCTGGTGCGTCCGGAACTGGTGACGTCCCAGGCCCCCATCAATCCCTTGTGGGTGGTCAAGGTGGCGAAGCGCTATTCTGCCGAGCCGTGCGATCGGCAGACGGCGTCGACGATTACTTCCAGGACCCACTCGGCCGCTACCTAG